In one Candidatus Omnitrophota bacterium genomic region, the following are encoded:
- a CDS encoding DUF523 domain-containing protein, whose product MTARKHVIKKDVRYKFIVSACLAGINCTYKGEGKLRRSIKALVENGRAIPVCPEVLGGLPTPRENAEIMSKGGEEVLMKKAKVAAVSGEDVSGYYLKGARTALALADRHGIKKAILKSNSPSCGYGRIYDGTFRRVLKKGNGVFAALLLKKGFTVLTEKAAIYAK is encoded by the coding sequence ATGACCGCACGCAAACATGTTATTAAGAAAGACGTCCGTTACAAATTCATAGTAAGCGCGTGCCTTGCCGGGATAAATTGCACATACAAGGGAGAGGGCAAACTTAGAAGATCGATAAAGGCGCTGGTGGAAAATGGGCGGGCTATTCCCGTATGCCCGGAGGTCCTGGGAGGGCTGCCTACACCGCGCGAGAATGCTGAAATAATGAGCAAAGGCGGTGAGGAAGTTCTGATGAAAAAAGCGAAAGTAGCCGCTGTTTCCGGTGAAGACGTCTCCGGCTATTACCTGAAAGGGGCGAGAACAGCGCTTGCCCTCGCTGATCGTCACGGGATAAAAAAAGCGATACTTAAGTCGAACAGCCCTTCTTGCGGATACGGCCGTATTTACGACGGGACTTTCAGGCGTGTTTTAAAGAAAGGTAACGGCGTCTTTGCCGCCCTTCTATTGAAGAAAGGCTTCACTGTGCTTACCGAAAAGGCGGCGATCTATGCCAAGTAA
- a CDS encoding cold shock domain-containing protein, whose amino-acid sequence MTQGTVKWFNDKKGFGFIVADEGKDVFVHHTAIEGEGYKSLKEGDKVEFEIVKGPKGDQATKVVKMA is encoded by the coding sequence ATGACGCAAGGCACAGTAAAGTGGTTCAATGACAAGAAGGGCTTTGGTTTCATCGTAGCCGATGAAGGCAAAGACGTCTTTGTCCATCATACTGCTATTGAAGGTGAAGGATATAAGTCCCTAAAAGAAGGTGATAAGGTCGAGTTTGAGATAGTGAAAGGGCCTAAGGGAGACCAGGCCACAAAGGTCGTAAAGATGGCCTAA
- the panD gene encoding aspartate 1-decarboxylase, with translation MLRMMCKSKIHRAKITKVDLHYDGSIGIDKDLLQRSDIYPGEIVQVVNVNNGARFETYALEEAAGSGIIGLYGAAAHLGKAGDLVIILSYVLEENREAKKVKLKVVKVDSQNRPK, from the coding sequence ATGTTACGGATGATGTGTAAGTCAAAGATACACAGGGCAAAGATAACAAAGGTCGATCTTCATTACGACGGAAGCATAGGAATAGACAAAGACCTTCTTCAGCGATCGGACATATATCCGGGCGAAATAGTCCAGGTCGTAAACGTCAATAATGGGGCGCGTTTTGAGACTTACGCCCTGGAAGAAGCGGCCGGATCGGGTATTATAGGGTTGTATGGAGCCGCGGCTCACCTGGGCAAGGCGGGAGACCTGGTCATAATATTGTCTTACGTATTAGAAGAAAACAGAGAGGCTAAAAAGGTAAAGCTGAAAGTCGTAAAGGTCGATTCTCAGAATAGGCCGAAATAG
- a CDS encoding M23 family metallopeptidase, with the protein MSRLLFFFITVVVTALITSLLYEPVSVLVYKIVEPNFSCPIKTTGKNLVIRNDAKGDGEFGAKRRNGRTHSGIDISAGVGTPVYASRSGLLFCGNVPTGYGKYVMIYHPDGYQTIYGHLSDWSEYSVRKARRGEIIGFVGKTGNAAGKAIQPHLHFEIKKDGAAQDPRGLMKTDR; encoded by the coding sequence ATGAGTCGACTTCTCTTTTTTTTCATAACGGTGGTAGTTACAGCGCTGATAACTTCTTTATTATATGAGCCCGTTTCTGTGCTGGTATATAAAATAGTAGAGCCGAACTTCAGCTGTCCAATAAAGACAACCGGCAAGAATTTAGTAATAAGGAATGACGCTAAGGGTGACGGTGAGTTCGGCGCTAAAAGGCGCAACGGCCGGACTCATTCCGGCATAGACATATCGGCTGGTGTGGGCACCCCTGTATACGCGTCAAGAAGCGGCCTGCTCTTTTGCGGAAATGTCCCGACCGGTTATGGGAAATATGTAATGATATATCATCCCGACGGTTACCAGACAATATACGGCCATCTTTCCGATTGGAGCGAGTATTCAGTGAGGAAAGCGCGCAGAGGCGAGATCATCGGCTTCGTAGGTAAAACAGGGAATGCGGCAGGAAAGGCAATACAACCACATCTCCACTTCGAGATCAAAAAAGACGGCGCGGCTCAGGACCCTCGAGGCCTGATGAAGACGGACCGCTGA
- a CDS encoding HD domain-containing phosphohydrolase, with the protein MRLSKDLYTIYGQLLAKKDREITHDVVKKIWSMGDKHNQARVPLQNTDIFTDLQKVFRDKRYMTMFKPPLSREEICEVAGRLKLENDIIFELSIMKNNLLYTYYHVLVVAAFVIKLSLAFKPKEYDREIASHCGFTHDIGKTRVPIEILNKRDKLSDEERAIIETHPVCGFLLLNYYLKKDRRECSFSCLEHHRKLDGSGYPKSSSKIHKYTKLISPVDIMDALMTKRPYRGKAFSLRASLDYLIKESREGRIDREIVLMLISFARKNKPKAGDIRISEIPREKIPEEMTHDKYR; encoded by the coding sequence ATGCGCCTGTCAAAAGACTTATACACTATCTACGGACAACTTCTCGCAAAAAAAGATAGAGAAATAACGCATGATGTAGTCAAGAAGATATGGTCGATGGGAGATAAGCATAACCAGGCGAGAGTCCCGTTACAAAATACCGATATATTCACCGATCTTCAGAAGGTCTTCCGCGACAAGCGATACATGACCATGTTCAAGCCGCCGTTATCGAGGGAGGAGATATGTGAAGTAGCCGGCAGGTTAAAACTCGAAAACGACATTATCTTCGAACTTAGCATCATGAAGAATAACCTGCTATATACCTATTACCACGTACTGGTCGTCGCGGCTTTCGTCATCAAGTTATCGCTTGCTTTCAAGCCGAAAGAATACGACAGAGAAATAGCGTCTCATTGCGGTTTTACGCACGATATCGGCAAGACCCGCGTACCAATAGAGATATTGAACAAACGAGATAAACTGTCCGATGAGGAGAGGGCTATCATTGAGACGCATCCGGTTTGCGGATTCCTTCTCCTGAATTATTACCTGAAGAAAGACAGGAGAGAGTGCTCCTTTTCGTGCCTCGAACACCATAGAAAGTTGGACGGCAGCGGATATCCAAAGAGCTCTTCCAAGATTCATAAGTATACGAAATTGATAAGCCCTGTTGATATAATGGATGCGCTTATGACAAAAAGGCCGTATAGGGGAAAGGCCTTTTCATTAAGAGCGAGCCTTGATTATCTCATTAAAGAATCACGGGAGGGCAGGATAGACAGGGAAATTGTCCTGATGCTTATAAGCTTCGCCAGGAAAAATAAGCCTAAGGCAGGGGATATCCGTATATCCGAGATACCGAGAGAGAAAATCCCTGAAGAGATGACCCATGATAAATACAGGTAA
- a CDS encoding GatB/YqeY domain-containing protein: MSLYRSLENDMKVALKDGNAVKLSVLRMLISAIRMFELEKNLKEPQEGDILQIIQRQVKQRRESIDQFHKGNRKDLADKETLELKILESYLPKQLTEDELLEIVKACIVKLGATKKSETGKVMKAVIEKTKGKSDGKTVNRIVMKLLA; the protein is encoded by the coding sequence ATGTCTTTATATCGTAGTTTAGAAAATGACATGAAGGTAGCGTTAAAAGACGGCAATGCTGTAAAGTTGTCGGTCCTCAGGATGCTGATATCGGCCATAAGGATGTTCGAGCTTGAAAAGAATTTAAAAGAACCGCAGGAAGGCGATATCTTGCAGATAATACAACGGCAGGTTAAGCAGCGCCGCGAATCCATTGACCAATTCCATAAAGGCAACAGGAAAGACCTGGCAGATAAAGAAACATTGGAATTGAAAATACTGGAGTCATACCTGCCCAAGCAGCTTACAGAAGATGAGCTCCTGGAAATAGTAAAGGCCTGCATCGTCAAGCTGGGCGCAACTAAAAAATCCGAGACGGGCAAAGTAATGAAGGCAGTAATAGAAAAAACAAAGGGAAAGTCCGACGGCAAGACCGTAAACCGGATCGTAATGAAGCTTCTTGCGTGA
- a CDS encoding DUF362 domain-containing protein — translation MPSKVYYISAGNDDTIESVSEKLASLIDASGVLGMIGKDDFTGIKLHFGEEGNKGHIRHQWVREAVRAVKDRTKNVFLTDANVIYKGGLRTNSVDHLKLADKHGYNINNVGVPVLIADGLLGKNFTEIAVSKKHFDKVKIASDIADCDSLLALTHVTGHMLTCLGGAIKNLGMGCASRRGKYEQHCGVVPEIKPDLCIGCGQCVKYCPASCITLEKRKVRISEASCKGCGECAVVCRTKAIDIKWSETLENLQEKMVEYAHGVVKAVSGKVGYISFLINVTKDCDCLAKDEDRVIDDLGIVASTDPVSIDKACVDLINQRTGKDILRRAFPGTDWMSQLRYAEESGLGSLSYTLERL, via the coding sequence ATGCCAAGTAAGGTCTATTACATAAGCGCCGGTAATGACGATACAATAGAGTCGGTCTCAGAGAAACTGGCATCTCTTATTGACGCAAGCGGAGTGCTGGGCATGATCGGCAAGGACGATTTCACAGGCATAAAACTGCACTTCGGTGAAGAAGGCAATAAGGGTCATATAAGGCATCAATGGGTAAGAGAGGCGGTGCGGGCTGTAAAGGATAGGACCAAGAACGTCTTCCTTACCGATGCGAATGTTATATACAAAGGCGGCTTGCGGACAAATTCAGTAGACCATCTAAAGCTCGCTGATAAGCATGGATATAATATCAACAATGTAGGCGTTCCGGTATTGATAGCCGACGGTCTATTAGGAAAAAATTTCACAGAGATAGCCGTTTCTAAAAAACATTTCGATAAAGTGAAGATAGCCTCCGACATTGCTGACTGCGATAGTCTGCTTGCGCTGACGCACGTTACCGGACATATGTTGACCTGTCTTGGAGGAGCCATAAAGAACCTGGGCATGGGATGCGCATCGAGACGGGGTAAATATGAGCAGCATTGCGGGGTCGTTCCTGAAATCAAGCCGGATCTTTGCATAGGGTGCGGGCAATGCGTAAAGTATTGTCCGGCGTCGTGCATAACGCTGGAAAAAAGGAAAGTCAGAATATCGGAAGCGTCCTGCAAGGGCTGCGGGGAATGCGCAGTTGTGTGCCGCACGAAAGCTATCGACATAAAATGGAGCGAAACCCTTGAAAATCTGCAGGAAAAGATGGTAGAATATGCGCATGGTGTAGTCAAGGCCGTCAGCGGAAAAGTCGGATACATATCTTTTCTTATCAACGTTACCAAAGACTGCGACTGCCTTGCTAAAGACGAAGACAGGGTGATTGACGATCTCGGGATAGTGGCGTCGACCGATCCGGTAAGCATCGATAAGGCGTGTGTAGACCTTATTAATCAACGAACCGGCAAAGATATCTTAAGGCGGGCCTTTCCTGGAACCGATTGGATGAGCCAGCTGAGATATGCTGAGGAAAGCGGATTAGGAAGCTTAAGCTATACGCTTGAGAGGTTATGA
- a CDS encoding PilZ domain-containing protein: protein MTKEDRRSFPRINDDALTLKLNLGDYDTMTHTLNISASGIYCKVDREVPIMSRVKLMLMLPDPSKNDKDVKSVIEVEGVVVRGHPVIIDGVTKHHDVAIFFENLSQKNREAISNYIAKKG, encoded by the coding sequence ATGACAAAAGAAGACAGGAGATCCTTTCCCCGCATCAACGACGATGCCCTCACGTTAAAATTAAATCTTGGTGATTACGACACCATGACGCATACGCTTAACATAAGCGCGTCCGGCATATACTGCAAAGTCGACAGGGAGGTACCGATTATGTCAAGGGTCAAACTTATGCTGATGCTCCCCGATCCGTCCAAAAACGACAAGGACGTTAAGAGCGTAATTGAGGTGGAGGGTGTAGTAGTAAGGGGCCACCCGGTTATAATCGATGGAGTTACCAAACACCATGATGTCGCTATTTTTTTCGAAAACCTCTCTCAGAAGAACAGGGAAGCCATCTCGAACTATATAGCAAAAAAGGGGTAG
- a CDS encoding PilZ domain-containing protein has product MRKAPREIIEKRKYLRLKAPLNISYSGRLDGKTRSIIAKDISADGIRFETHDKGLKRSDLIELQLNIPDADTSLKARGKIIWNKKLSLEDNSPSDVGIEFIDIEEGKKDIMLKFLCDIIYSLPEEKKRC; this is encoded by the coding sequence ATGAGGAAGGCTCCGCGTGAGATCATAGAAAAGCGGAAATACTTACGTCTTAAAGCCCCTTTGAATATATCATATTCAGGCAGATTGGACGGGAAAACCCGCAGTATCATAGCCAAAGACATCTCCGCGGATGGGATAAGGTTTGAGACGCATGATAAGGGGTTAAAAAGATCGGATCTGATAGAATTGCAGCTAAATATACCGGATGCGGATACTTCGCTGAAAGCCAGAGGAAAGATCATATGGAATAAAAAGCTCTCCCTGGAAGATAACTCCCCGTCAGATGTCGGCATTGAATTTATCGACATCGAGGAAGGGAAGAAGGACATCATGCTAAAGTTTTTGTGTGATATTATATATAGCCTACCGGAGGAAAAAAAGAGATGCTGA
- a CDS encoding histidine triad nucleotide-binding protein, translating into MAPGSCLFCKIANKEVPAKIVFEDNMVIAFEDIKPQAPVHILVIPKYHIDKVSDLDDDNIHLIGRLVLTAKNIAKEKNIHESGYRIVLNCNKDAGQDVFHIHLHLLGGRKFVWPPG; encoded by the coding sequence ATGGCACCTGGCTCATGTTTATTCTGCAAAATAGCTAATAAAGAGGTACCGGCAAAAATAGTATTTGAAGACAATATGGTGATTGCGTTCGAGGATATAAAGCCTCAGGCTCCGGTCCACATACTTGTGATACCTAAATACCACATAGACAAGGTATCCGATCTTGACGATGACAACATACACCTGATAGGCAGGCTGGTCCTTACGGCAAAGAATATCGCTAAAGAAAAAAATATCCATGAATCCGGATACAGGATTGTATTGAATTGCAATAAGGACGCAGGCCAGGATGTCTTTCATATACACCTGCATCTGTTGGGCGGCAGAAAGTTTGTCTGGCCGCCCGGATAG
- the def gene encoding peptide deformylase — protein MSALKIRVFPDKILRKKAAKISCVTDSEIAAFADMAETMYINNGIGLAALQVGIDKQLAVVDIGSGIIRMANPVIVKRIGAVEDEEGCLSVPDACVKVKRARSVTVSFLNEKNEVVELRADGLLARAVQHEIDHLSGFLIIDHLPPIKKFFLRAKLPGSSRIKGKRI, from the coding sequence ATGAGCGCATTAAAGATAAGAGTGTTTCCTGACAAGATCTTGAGAAAAAAAGCCGCCAAGATATCCTGTGTCACTGATTCCGAGATCGCCGCTTTCGCGGATATGGCCGAAACGATGTACATCAATAACGGCATAGGGCTGGCGGCGCTCCAGGTAGGGATCGATAAGCAGCTTGCGGTAGTAGATATAGGCAGCGGCATAATCAGGATGGCAAATCCCGTAATAGTGAAAAGGATAGGCGCTGTCGAAGACGAAGAGGGCTGTCTTAGCGTTCCGGATGCATGCGTAAAAGTTAAAAGGGCACGGTCCGTAACTGTCAGTTTTTTAAATGAGAAGAATGAGGTAGTGGAGTTGCGTGCCGATGGACTGCTCGCCAGGGCAGTCCAGCATGAGATAGACCATCTCTCAGGGTTTTTAATTATAGACCACCTCCCCCCAATAAAGAAATTCTTTCTAAGGGCAAAACTGCCCGGTTCAAGCCGTATTAAAGGAAAACGCATATAA
- a CDS encoding PilZ domain-containing protein produces the protein MTERRRFLRFETALNALCEFIKDKRKASYKVKNISKEGALILVDKELCEGEELNLSVDVPGDNVPIFANCEVAWQKNDHRGNFYETGVKFKKIDNLDRSRLLEFIYLQWLRLLDGE, from the coding sequence GTGACCGAGAGAAGACGGTTTTTACGATTTGAAACGGCGCTCAACGCTCTGTGTGAATTCATTAAGGATAAAAGAAAGGCTTCCTATAAGGTAAAGAACATATCCAAGGAAGGCGCCCTCATCCTCGTGGATAAAGAGCTTTGCGAAGGGGAGGAGTTGAATCTTTCTGTAGATGTCCCCGGGGACAATGTCCCTATTTTTGCGAATTGTGAAGTTGCGTGGCAAAAGAACGATCACCGCGGCAACTTCTATGAGACCGGTGTCAAATTTAAGAAGATAGATAATCTCGATAGAAGCAGGTTGCTGGAATTTATATACTTGCAATGGCTCAGGCTCCTGGATGGAGAATAA
- a CDS encoding PilZ domain-containing protein, whose product MILAIELMFIILLAAIFYMLYRSDIITIKNRLPHAVVKEYWDGDERRKHVRFKKNLEVVYTIIKEPGSNANGTTVDISEGGIKLQLDKKLFKETKLNIRIIMPHQQDAPVVEGIVVWSEESPEKDPTGKRLFHAGIRFRIVKEAPGSNFRDYIRSIVFNPGETPA is encoded by the coding sequence ATGATCTTAGCCATTGAATTAATGTTCATAATATTGCTGGCAGCTATATTTTATATGTTATACAGAAGCGACATCATCACAATAAAGAACCGTCTTCCCCACGCAGTCGTAAAGGAATACTGGGACGGAGACGAAAGACGAAAGCACGTACGGTTCAAGAAGAACCTCGAGGTTGTGTATACTATAATAAAAGAGCCGGGGTCGAACGCGAATGGCACGACCGTCGATATATCCGAAGGCGGCATAAAGCTCCAGCTCGACAAAAAACTTTTCAAAGAAACTAAGTTAAATATCAGGATAATTATGCCGCATCAACAAGATGCGCCTGTGGTAGAAGGAATAGTCGTATGGTCCGAAGAGTCCCCGGAGAAAGACCCGACCGGGAAGAGGTTGTTCCACGCGGGGATCAGATTTCGTATAGTGAAAGAGGCTCCCGGCAGCAACTTCAGAGATTATATCCGTTCCATAGTCTTCAATCCAGGCGAGACCCCGGCCTGA
- a CDS encoding flavin reductase family protein, with translation MPKSDIPTGTGLFPIPVVLISCIEKDCERANIITIAWCGIICSEPPSVAASIRPSRHSYKMIKSTGDFVMNIPTKSLIDKVDQCGLRSGKEIDKFKEFGFTRVASAKVRSPMIQECPVNIECVVKDIVKLGAHDMFIGEVLAIHADTEAIDMDGHFDYARIQPFVYNQGEYWDLGKKIGFYGFSAK, from the coding sequence ATGCCAAAATCGGATATCCCTACCGGCACAGGCCTGTTCCCCATTCCTGTTGTCCTGATAAGCTGCATAGAAAAAGATTGCGAGAGAGCCAACATAATAACAATAGCCTGGTGCGGCATAATATGTTCAGAGCCGCCGAGCGTGGCCGCTTCCATACGACCCTCCAGACATTCTTACAAAATGATCAAGAGTACGGGCGATTTTGTAATGAACATACCTACCAAGTCCTTGATCGACAAAGTTGATCAATGCGGGCTTCGATCAGGGAAAGAAATTGATAAATTCAAAGAGTTCGGCTTTACCAGGGTAGCGTCCGCGAAGGTGCGCTCGCCCATGATACAGGAGTGCCCGGTCAACATCGAGTGCGTCGTCAAGGACATTGTAAAACTCGGCGCGCATGATATGTTCATAGGCGAGGTATTGGCCATCCATGCCGATACCGAGGCGATTGATATGGACGGACATTTCGATTACGCCAGGATACAACCGTTCGTTTACAACCAGGGCGAATACTGGGACCTCGGTAAAAAGATAGGTTTTTACGGATTTTCAGCAAAATGA
- a CDS encoding PilZ domain-containing protein — translation MGIRIREVNSINILDIDGKVDINSSDIIEMVGWLVNTGKVNLILNFENSDTVDYNGLSILAIAYKNIINHKGKMKLLNVPLAVIELFKVVKLDSIFETYTDEESAINSFYDEGISKMQLRRRFQRLDIHISVKYKMMGDKKKTKIFDGRVLNISAAGVYIYSPYTFPINSLLDLEFSLPSAPAVLAANGKVSWMADKELQSHYYPGMGVTFIHLTPEKEQAIIEFIDKNVTHRAEPL, via the coding sequence ATGGGTATAAGGATAAGGGAAGTGAACAGCATAAATATCCTTGATATAGACGGGAAAGTTGACATAAACTCATCCGATATTATTGAGATGGTAGGCTGGCTCGTAAACACCGGAAAAGTCAACTTGATACTTAATTTCGAGAATTCCGATACGGTCGATTATAACGGCCTTTCGATACTTGCTATAGCTTACAAAAATATCATAAACCATAAGGGAAAGATGAAGCTACTGAACGTGCCGTTAGCGGTAATTGAACTGTTCAAAGTGGTCAAGCTGGACTCAATATTTGAAACATATACCGACGAGGAGTCGGCGATAAACAGCTTTTATGATGAGGGAATATCGAAGATGCAGCTCAGGCGGCGTTTCCAGCGCCTCGATATACACATCAGTGTTAAATACAAGATGATGGGTGATAAGAAAAAAACGAAGATATTTGACGGCAGGGTATTGAATATCAGCGCGGCGGGCGTATACATATACTCACCCTACACGTTCCCGATAAACAGCCTTTTGGACCTGGAATTCAGCTTACCAAGCGCACCGGCGGTTCTGGCCGCCAACGGAAAAGTATCGTGGATGGCCGACAAGGAACTCCAGTCGCATTACTACCCCGGCATGGGTGTGACATTTATTCACTTAACGCCGGAAAAAGAGCAGGCAATCATAGAGTTCATCGATAAAAACGTAACTCATAGAGCCGAACCGCTTTGA
- a CDS encoding alpha/beta hydrolase, translated as MKTIYFIVSVLLMVSILLFISSFIYLDREKHKIYYYAVNLEGRDIGTIRIDKFLTDDKLIYKSVMETPFFPALTEFKSKLTLDRQYNLESYSREGYGNKSVETAHLENVNGSLSFVASFYSKFACLENIPIKKETFVFEDDSPVTYMPLIENYNFRRGRSQGFNTITIFSDPSLPPMQRFVTLTSIKDEYLKIDRRRIKTENLILKIRNYPQGNLWIAKSDKSIMRLEIPKIGLKITRRFSAKTLKAEEYVLADDAYTQRAVSFKNKTIQLSGTFTAPKAEGAHPALLLVGGDGPQDRRYQGLFTGIADYLAKNGFCVLNFDKRGIGLSEGSSSASTAGDLSEDVSAALGFMAEQKEVDPKRTGIITHAEGAYYAMKALSGKKNARAMILIAPVLGPASEDDMLKAIKTKGAKEKWTDKYLKTVVKSIREGRERVRDARHNWIYIFGKKCFVKNMKESMQEDPIEIVKKINGPVLIMQSKDDEDVPEDTISRLEAALGQAGNPTTTAYYSYLGHFLGKLVNDGVHRMHYEISKEPLKNIKAWLDVNLQEAPPEPHKMPEQAEQADAAVKS; from the coding sequence ATGAAAACCATTTATTTCATAGTATCCGTTCTGCTAATGGTGAGCATCCTTCTCTTTATATCATCCTTCATATATCTGGACAGGGAGAAACACAAGATATACTATTACGCGGTAAATCTTGAGGGGCGTGATATAGGAACCATAAGAATAGATAAGTTTTTAACGGATGACAAACTTATATATAAATCCGTAATGGAGACACCCTTTTTCCCCGCGCTTACCGAGTTCAAATCCAAACTTACACTGGATAGGCAATACAATTTAGAAAGCTACTCCAGGGAAGGTTACGGCAACAAATCTGTTGAAACCGCCCATCTGGAGAACGTGAACGGGTCCTTATCGTTCGTAGCCTCATTTTATTCTAAATTCGCATGTCTGGAGAACATCCCGATAAAAAAAGAGACCTTTGTCTTCGAAGACGATTCTCCCGTGACATATATGCCGCTGATCGAGAACTACAACTTCAGGCGCGGCAGGTCGCAAGGATTTAACACTATCACTATCTTCTCCGATCCGTCGCTGCCTCCCATGCAAAGGTTTGTTACGCTTACTTCCATTAAAGATGAGTATTTGAAGATAGACAGGCGCAGGATAAAGACAGAGAACCTTATCCTGAAAATAAGAAATTATCCTCAAGGAAACTTATGGATTGCGAAATCGGATAAAAGCATTATGAGGCTGGAGATACCGAAAATAGGGCTGAAGATAACCCGGAGGTTCTCCGCCAAGACATTAAAGGCCGAGGAATACGTCCTGGCAGACGACGCATACACTCAGCGGGCGGTGTCTTTTAAGAATAAGACTATCCAATTATCCGGAACGTTTACAGCGCCAAAAGCAGAAGGAGCGCATCCGGCCCTGCTTCTGGTAGGCGGCGATGGCCCTCAGGATCGTCGATACCAGGGACTATTTACCGGGATCGCAGATTATCTTGCAAAAAACGGCTTTTGCGTACTCAACTTTGACAAAAGAGGTATCGGTTTAAGCGAAGGCAGTTCTTCGGCTTCGACGGCCGGCGACCTGTCTGAGGATGTGAGTGCGGCCTTAGGATTCATGGCCGAGCAGAAAGAAGTCGATCCAAAACGCACAGGCATAATCACTCATGCGGAAGGGGCTTATTACGCAATGAAAGCCCTGTCAGGAAAAAAGAACGCTAGAGCAATGATCCTGATTGCGCCCGTACTGGGACCTGCCTCGGAAGACGATATGTTGAAAGCGATTAAAACCAAAGGCGCAAAAGAGAAGTGGACCGATAAATATTTGAAAACAGTGGTCAAGTCGATCCGCGAAGGAAGAGAAAGAGTGCGCGATGCCCGCCATAATTGGATATACATATTCGGCAAGAAGTGTTTCGTAAAGAATATGAAAGAGAGCATGCAGGAGGATCCGATCGAGATCGTTAAAAAAATTAATGGCCCTGTTTTGATAATGCAGAGTAAAGACGATGAGGACGTTCCCGAAGATACGATCTCGCGGCTGGAAGCTGCCCTGGGCCAGGCTGGGAATCCAACGACGACCGCATATTATAGCTATCTGGGCCATTTTCTGGGAAAGCTGGTTAATGACGGCGTTCACAGAATGCATTATGAAATATCAAAAGAACCGCTGAAAAACATAAAAGCATGGCTTGATGTCAACCTCCAGGAAGCGCCTCCCGAACCTCATAAAATGCCTGAGCAGGCCGAGCAGGCCGACGCCGCCGTAAAATCGTAG
- a CDS encoding DUF4416 family protein — MGALRSQDKVNLIVGLLSKDVSIFHKVEKRLGRTYGRIDFESGILDFTHTEYYKDEMGEGLKRKFVSFEKPVGLKNIWDAKIETNKLEKRFLVDGNRTVNIDPGYLTLSKLILFSTKDYSHRIYLNRGIFAEITLFYKDRRYNPWPWTYPDYRSKPYIDIFGSIRELYKKKISKAGIKP, encoded by the coding sequence ATGGGCGCTCTGCGCAGCCAAGACAAAGTCAATCTCATAGTCGGGCTTCTCTCAAAAGACGTATCCATCTTCCACAAAGTCGAAAAAAGACTGGGTAGGACCTACGGGAGGATAGACTTTGAAAGCGGGATCCTCGATTTCACGCATACAGAGTATTACAAAGATGAGATGGGGGAGGGTTTAAAAAGAAAATTCGTGAGTTTCGAAAAACCCGTCGGCCTCAAGAACATATGGGACGCAAAGATAGAGACCAATAAATTGGAAAAACGGTTCTTAGTGGACGGTAATAGAACGGTAAATATCGATCCCGGATACCTGACCCTTTCCAAACTTATATTATTTTCCACAAAGGACTATTCACACAGGATATATCTCAACAGAGGCATCTTCGCGGAGATCACATTGTTCTATAAAGACAGGAGGTACAACCCCTGGCCATGGACTTATCCTGACTACCGGAGCAAGCCTTATATAGATATATTTGGCTCTATACGGGAGCTATATAAGAAGAAGATCTCGAAAGCGGGCATTAAACCATGA